One Lutra lutra chromosome 7, mLutLut1.2, whole genome shotgun sequence DNA window includes the following coding sequences:
- the INTS14 gene encoding integrator complex subunit 14 isoform X4, which produces MDDYDKTCLESALVGVCNIVQQEWGGAIPCQVVLVTDGCLGIGRGSLRHSLATHSQRGESNRFPLPFPFPSKLYIMCMANLEELQSTDSLDCLERLIDLNNGEGQIFTIDGPLCLKNVQSMFGKLIDLAYTPFHAVLKCGHLTADVQVFPRPEPFVVDEEIDPIPKVINTDLEIVGFIDIADISSPPVLSRHLVLPIALNKEGDEVGTGITDDNEDENSANQIAGKIPNFCVLLHGSLKVEGMVAIVQLGPEWHGMLYSQADSKKKSNLMMSLFEPGPEPLPWLGKMAQLGPISDAKENPYGEDDNKSPFPLQPKNKRSYAQNVTVWIKPSGLQTDVQKILRNARKLPEKTQTFYKELNRLRKAALAFGFLDLLKGVADMLERECTLLPDTAHPDAAFQLTHAAQQLKLASTGTSEYAGYEHNITPLHTDFSGSSTERM; this is translated from the exons ATGGATGATTATGATAAAACCTGCTTGGAATCTGCGTTAGTTGGTGTTTGCAATATCGTTCAGCAAGAATGGGGTGGTGCGATTCCTTGCCAG GTTGTTCTGGTGACAGATGGCTGTCTTGGCATTGGTAGAGGGTCACTGCGGCATTCTCTAGCTACTCATAGTCAACGAGGCGAGAGCAACAGGTTTCCGCTaccttttcctttcccatctaAGTTATACATCATGTGCATGGCAAATCTGGAGGAG CTTCAGAGTACTGATTCCTTGGATTGCCTTGAACGTCTCATAGATTTAAACAATGGCGAAGGACAGATTTTTACTATCGATGGCCCTCTGTGCTTGAAAAATGTACAGTCTATGTTTGG AAAACTGATAGATCTGGCGTATACACCTTTCCACGCTGTTCTCAAGTGTGGCCACCTCACTGCTGATGTGCAGGTCTTCCCCAGACCAGAGCCCTTTGTTGTAGATGAGGAAATCGATCCCATCCCTAAAGTCATCAACACAg ATTTGGAAATAGTGGGATTTATTGATATAGCTGATATTTCAAGTCCCCCAGTTCTGTCCAGACATCTGGTCCTACCAATAGCACTTAACAAAG AAGGTGATGAGGTGGGTACTGGCATAACTGATGACAACGAAGATGAAAATTCAGCCAATCAAATTGCGGGCAAAATACCCAACTTCTGTGTCCTGCTGCATGGCAGCCTGAAAGTAGAAGGAATGGTGGCAATAGTTCAGTTAGG TCCTGAATGGCATGGAATGCTCTACTCCCAAGCTGACAGcaagaagaaatcaaacctcATGATGTCTCTCTTTGAGCCTGGCCCAGAACCTCTCCCATGGCTAGGGAAAATGGCACAGTTGGGTCCTATTTCAG atgCTAAAGAAAACCCTTATGGAGAGGATGACAATAAGAGCCCATTTCCCCTGCAGCCCAAAAACAAACGCAGTTATGCTCAGAATGTGACCGTCTGGATCAAACCCAGTGGCCTGCAG ACAGATGTACAGaagattttaagaaatgcaaGGAAACTACCTGAAAAAACACAGACATTCTATAAG GAGCTAAACCGTTTACGAAAGGCTGCCCTGGCATTTGGTTTCCTGGACCTGCTCAAAGGGGTGGCTGACATGCTGGAAAGGGAGTGCACGCTGCTGCCCGACACAGCACACCCGGACGCCGCCTTCCAGCTGACCCACGCTGCCCAGCAGCTCAAGCTAGCCAGCACCGGCACCTCTGAGTATGCCGGCTATGAGCACAACATCACGCCTTTGCATACAGACTTCTCCGGGAGCAGCACTGAAAGAATGTGA
- the INTS14 gene encoding integrator complex subunit 14 isoform X1, whose translation MPTVVVMDVSLSMTRPVSIEGSEEYQRKHLAAHGLTMLFEHMATNYKLEFTALVVFSSLWELMVPFTRDYNTLQEALSNMDDYDKTCLESALVGVCNIVQQEWGGAIPCQVVLVTDGCLGIGRGSLRHSLATHSQRGESNRFPLPFPFPSKLYIMCMANLEELQSTDSLDCLERLIDLNNGEGQIFTIDGPLCLKNVQSMFGKLIDLAYTPFHAVLKCGHLTADVQVFPRPEPFVVDEEIDPIPKVINTDLEIVGFIDIADISSPPVLSRHLVLPIALNKEGDEVGTGITDDNEDENSANQIAGKIPNFCVLLHGSLKVEGMVAIVQLGPEWHGMLYSQADSKKKSNLMMSLFEPGPEPLPWLGKMAQLGPISDAKENPYGEDDNKSPFPLQPKNKRSYAQNVTVWIKPSGLQTDVQKILRNARKLPEKTQTFYKELNRLRKAALAFGFLDLLKGVADMLERECTLLPDTAHPDAAFQLTHAAQQLKLASTGTSEYAGYEHNITPLHTDFSGSSTERM comes from the exons ATGCCAACAGTGGTGGTAATGGACGTATCCCTTTCCATGACCCGACCTGTGTCGATCGAGGGGTCTGAGGAATATCAACGTAAGCACCTAGCAGCCCATGGTTTGACGATGCTGTTCGAGCACATGGCCACAAATTACAAGCTTGAGTTTACAGCCCTGGTGGTTTTTTCCTCACTTTGGGAGCTGATGGTTCCTTTCACAAGAGATTACAACACACTTCAG GAAGCACTAAGTAATATGGATGATTATGATAAAACCTGCTTGGAATCTGCGTTAGTTGGTGTTTGCAATATCGTTCAGCAAGAATGGGGTGGTGCGATTCCTTGCCAG GTTGTTCTGGTGACAGATGGCTGTCTTGGCATTGGTAGAGGGTCACTGCGGCATTCTCTAGCTACTCATAGTCAACGAGGCGAGAGCAACAGGTTTCCGCTaccttttcctttcccatctaAGTTATACATCATGTGCATGGCAAATCTGGAGGAG CTTCAGAGTACTGATTCCTTGGATTGCCTTGAACGTCTCATAGATTTAAACAATGGCGAAGGACAGATTTTTACTATCGATGGCCCTCTGTGCTTGAAAAATGTACAGTCTATGTTTGG AAAACTGATAGATCTGGCGTATACACCTTTCCACGCTGTTCTCAAGTGTGGCCACCTCACTGCTGATGTGCAGGTCTTCCCCAGACCAGAGCCCTTTGTTGTAGATGAGGAAATCGATCCCATCCCTAAAGTCATCAACACAg ATTTGGAAATAGTGGGATTTATTGATATAGCTGATATTTCAAGTCCCCCAGTTCTGTCCAGACATCTGGTCCTACCAATAGCACTTAACAAAG AAGGTGATGAGGTGGGTACTGGCATAACTGATGACAACGAAGATGAAAATTCAGCCAATCAAATTGCGGGCAAAATACCCAACTTCTGTGTCCTGCTGCATGGCAGCCTGAAAGTAGAAGGAATGGTGGCAATAGTTCAGTTAGG TCCTGAATGGCATGGAATGCTCTACTCCCAAGCTGACAGcaagaagaaatcaaacctcATGATGTCTCTCTTTGAGCCTGGCCCAGAACCTCTCCCATGGCTAGGGAAAATGGCACAGTTGGGTCCTATTTCAG atgCTAAAGAAAACCCTTATGGAGAGGATGACAATAAGAGCCCATTTCCCCTGCAGCCCAAAAACAAACGCAGTTATGCTCAGAATGTGACCGTCTGGATCAAACCCAGTGGCCTGCAG ACAGATGTACAGaagattttaagaaatgcaaGGAAACTACCTGAAAAAACACAGACATTCTATAAG GAGCTAAACCGTTTACGAAAGGCTGCCCTGGCATTTGGTTTCCTGGACCTGCTCAAAGGGGTGGCTGACATGCTGGAAAGGGAGTGCACGCTGCTGCCCGACACAGCACACCCGGACGCCGCCTTCCAGCTGACCCACGCTGCCCAGCAGCTCAAGCTAGCCAGCACCGGCACCTCTGAGTATGCCGGCTATGAGCACAACATCACGCCTTTGCATACAGACTTCTCCGGGAGCAGCACTGAAAGAATGTGA
- the INTS14 gene encoding integrator complex subunit 14 isoform X3, whose protein sequence is MPTVVVMDVSLSMTRPVSIEGSEEYQRKHLAAHGLTMLFEHMATNYKLEFTALVVFSSLWELMVPFTRDYNTLQEALSNMDDYDKTCLESALVGVCNIVQQEWGGAIPCQVVLVTDGCLGIGRGSLRHSLATHSQRGESNRFPLPFPFPSKLYIMCMANLEELQSTDSLDCLERLIDLNNGEGQIFTIDGPLCLKNVQSMFGKLIDLAYTPFHAVLKCGHLTADVQVFPRPEPFVVDEEIDPIPKVINTDLEIVGFIDIADISSPPVLSRHLVLPIALNKEGDEVGTGITDDNEDENSANQIAGKIPNFCVLLHGSLKVEGMVAIVQLGPEWHGMLYSQADSKKKSNLMMSLFEPGPEPLPWLGKMAQLGPISDAKENPYGEDDNKSPFPLQPKNKRSYAQNVTVWIKPSGLQTDVQKILRNARKLPEKTQTFYKSPTYQM, encoded by the exons ATGCCAACAGTGGTGGTAATGGACGTATCCCTTTCCATGACCCGACCTGTGTCGATCGAGGGGTCTGAGGAATATCAACGTAAGCACCTAGCAGCCCATGGTTTGACGATGCTGTTCGAGCACATGGCCACAAATTACAAGCTTGAGTTTACAGCCCTGGTGGTTTTTTCCTCACTTTGGGAGCTGATGGTTCCTTTCACAAGAGATTACAACACACTTCAG GAAGCACTAAGTAATATGGATGATTATGATAAAACCTGCTTGGAATCTGCGTTAGTTGGTGTTTGCAATATCGTTCAGCAAGAATGGGGTGGTGCGATTCCTTGCCAG GTTGTTCTGGTGACAGATGGCTGTCTTGGCATTGGTAGAGGGTCACTGCGGCATTCTCTAGCTACTCATAGTCAACGAGGCGAGAGCAACAGGTTTCCGCTaccttttcctttcccatctaAGTTATACATCATGTGCATGGCAAATCTGGAGGAG CTTCAGAGTACTGATTCCTTGGATTGCCTTGAACGTCTCATAGATTTAAACAATGGCGAAGGACAGATTTTTACTATCGATGGCCCTCTGTGCTTGAAAAATGTACAGTCTATGTTTGG AAAACTGATAGATCTGGCGTATACACCTTTCCACGCTGTTCTCAAGTGTGGCCACCTCACTGCTGATGTGCAGGTCTTCCCCAGACCAGAGCCCTTTGTTGTAGATGAGGAAATCGATCCCATCCCTAAAGTCATCAACACAg ATTTGGAAATAGTGGGATTTATTGATATAGCTGATATTTCAAGTCCCCCAGTTCTGTCCAGACATCTGGTCCTACCAATAGCACTTAACAAAG AAGGTGATGAGGTGGGTACTGGCATAACTGATGACAACGAAGATGAAAATTCAGCCAATCAAATTGCGGGCAAAATACCCAACTTCTGTGTCCTGCTGCATGGCAGCCTGAAAGTAGAAGGAATGGTGGCAATAGTTCAGTTAGG TCCTGAATGGCATGGAATGCTCTACTCCCAAGCTGACAGcaagaagaaatcaaacctcATGATGTCTCTCTTTGAGCCTGGCCCAGAACCTCTCCCATGGCTAGGGAAAATGGCACAGTTGGGTCCTATTTCAG atgCTAAAGAAAACCCTTATGGAGAGGATGACAATAAGAGCCCATTTCCCCTGCAGCCCAAAAACAAACGCAGTTATGCTCAGAATGTGACCGTCTGGATCAAACCCAGTGGCCTGCAG ACAGATGTACAGaagattttaagaaatgcaaGGAAACTACCTGAAAAAACACAGACATTCTATAAG AGTCCCACATATCAGATGTGA
- the INTS14 gene encoding integrator complex subunit 14 isoform X2 has translation MPTVVVMDVSLSMTRPVSIEGSEEYQRKHLAAHGLTMLFEHMATNYKLEFTALVVFSSLWELMVPFTRDYNTLQVVLVTDGCLGIGRGSLRHSLATHSQRGESNRFPLPFPFPSKLYIMCMANLEELQSTDSLDCLERLIDLNNGEGQIFTIDGPLCLKNVQSMFGKLIDLAYTPFHAVLKCGHLTADVQVFPRPEPFVVDEEIDPIPKVINTDLEIVGFIDIADISSPPVLSRHLVLPIALNKEGDEVGTGITDDNEDENSANQIAGKIPNFCVLLHGSLKVEGMVAIVQLGPEWHGMLYSQADSKKKSNLMMSLFEPGPEPLPWLGKMAQLGPISDAKENPYGEDDNKSPFPLQPKNKRSYAQNVTVWIKPSGLQTDVQKILRNARKLPEKTQTFYKELNRLRKAALAFGFLDLLKGVADMLERECTLLPDTAHPDAAFQLTHAAQQLKLASTGTSEYAGYEHNITPLHTDFSGSSTERM, from the exons ATGCCAACAGTGGTGGTAATGGACGTATCCCTTTCCATGACCCGACCTGTGTCGATCGAGGGGTCTGAGGAATATCAACGTAAGCACCTAGCAGCCCATGGTTTGACGATGCTGTTCGAGCACATGGCCACAAATTACAAGCTTGAGTTTACAGCCCTGGTGGTTTTTTCCTCACTTTGGGAGCTGATGGTTCCTTTCACAAGAGATTACAACACACTTCAG GTTGTTCTGGTGACAGATGGCTGTCTTGGCATTGGTAGAGGGTCACTGCGGCATTCTCTAGCTACTCATAGTCAACGAGGCGAGAGCAACAGGTTTCCGCTaccttttcctttcccatctaAGTTATACATCATGTGCATGGCAAATCTGGAGGAG CTTCAGAGTACTGATTCCTTGGATTGCCTTGAACGTCTCATAGATTTAAACAATGGCGAAGGACAGATTTTTACTATCGATGGCCCTCTGTGCTTGAAAAATGTACAGTCTATGTTTGG AAAACTGATAGATCTGGCGTATACACCTTTCCACGCTGTTCTCAAGTGTGGCCACCTCACTGCTGATGTGCAGGTCTTCCCCAGACCAGAGCCCTTTGTTGTAGATGAGGAAATCGATCCCATCCCTAAAGTCATCAACACAg ATTTGGAAATAGTGGGATTTATTGATATAGCTGATATTTCAAGTCCCCCAGTTCTGTCCAGACATCTGGTCCTACCAATAGCACTTAACAAAG AAGGTGATGAGGTGGGTACTGGCATAACTGATGACAACGAAGATGAAAATTCAGCCAATCAAATTGCGGGCAAAATACCCAACTTCTGTGTCCTGCTGCATGGCAGCCTGAAAGTAGAAGGAATGGTGGCAATAGTTCAGTTAGG TCCTGAATGGCATGGAATGCTCTACTCCCAAGCTGACAGcaagaagaaatcaaacctcATGATGTCTCTCTTTGAGCCTGGCCCAGAACCTCTCCCATGGCTAGGGAAAATGGCACAGTTGGGTCCTATTTCAG atgCTAAAGAAAACCCTTATGGAGAGGATGACAATAAGAGCCCATTTCCCCTGCAGCCCAAAAACAAACGCAGTTATGCTCAGAATGTGACCGTCTGGATCAAACCCAGTGGCCTGCAG ACAGATGTACAGaagattttaagaaatgcaaGGAAACTACCTGAAAAAACACAGACATTCTATAAG GAGCTAAACCGTTTACGAAAGGCTGCCCTGGCATTTGGTTTCCTGGACCTGCTCAAAGGGGTGGCTGACATGCTGGAAAGGGAGTGCACGCTGCTGCCCGACACAGCACACCCGGACGCCGCCTTCCAGCTGACCCACGCTGCCCAGCAGCTCAAGCTAGCCAGCACCGGCACCTCTGAGTATGCCGGCTATGAGCACAACATCACGCCTTTGCATACAGACTTCTCCGGGAGCAGCACTGAAAGAATGTGA